One genomic region from Cucumis melo cultivar AY chromosome 9, USDA_Cmelo_AY_1.0, whole genome shotgun sequence encodes:
- the LOC103498091 gene encoding DExH-box ATP-dependent RNA helicase DExH17 isoform X6 gives MFASWLYLLQSQILEISQPYLVSSLLDQASNQHISLGFQCSIRFGEEMRPVKLTSKVFGYAPAKNDFMFEKRLQNYIFDVLMQYSRGKSALVFCSTRKGAQEAAQRLSQAAMTYGYSNPFIKSKEQLERLREASLSCSDKQMQSNILYGVGYHNGGLCLKDRNLIESLFLKGDIQVICTTNTLAHGINLPAHTVIIKSTQHFNKEKGLYMEYDRSTILQMCGRAGRPPFDDTGIVIIMTRRDTVHLYENLLNGCEIVESQLLSCVTEHLTAEIVQMTIPDIIKAIEWMKCSYLFVRMKKNPQKYAIKNGIPNHNMDKHMEDICIEKVNELSRHQMIWMDEDGFLLKPLADPGRLMTKYYLKFDTMKHIMHAPENCSLEEALRIICHAEEISWIQLRRNEKKLLNDVNNDKDGRLRFHILGEKGKKKKRIQTREEKIFILANDCLTGDPLIHDLSLSQDMNSICSNGCRIAKCMKEYFVYRKNYKGTYNSMLLAKSLYQKLWDDSPFLLKQLPGIGMVTAKALHSMGIKSFEALAEADPRKIEIVTGRKYPFGNHIKESLSSLPPKVDLKLEEAECPKQGKAKLIVTLTRMPQSYRPNKRHYAEMIVGSEEDNQILFHEKIRVDEFSSPYSTVVLLSHPQQGKLTIKADLIFDEYMFLRTVGIDLHRKLQLMEQNLNVRNKWGRMPPSSHPPEEVYVIDDDGEPLPQAATNELPISGDLNPLLDSMPSFNLLDEDLEEADPATGNDEDECKIITERTVFDHIREKAKNFPMLAASKNNAHSPAAVTYSLTKNKQPLELQVEALEEKHRIELSPHAKLDSFSGFRDEVQNNEYVTQQSHITSGPRFIDDDKGESGVQREGSKIIVTEETIFDHIKRKSNSFPVIHKNCENERTGGGGGGGDGYRKLNEGCSVESMGMVCFDISMMKENKRARAGPESSSDMNSSKWKKQQQSPSVGNRKNWCSLQTATETSEVDPFVAFKSVFSFL, from the exons ATGTTCGCTTCTTGGCTGTATCTGCTACAATCCCAAATATTGGAGATCTCG CAGCCATATCTAGTGTCTTCGTTGCTGGATCAAGCATCAAACCAGCATATTTCATTGGGTTTCCAATGTTCCATCAGGTTTGGAGAGGAAATGAGGCCTGTAAAGTTAACCAGCAAAGTTTTCG GCTATGCCCCTGCTAAAAATGATTTCATGTTTGAGAAG CGCCTTCAGAACTACATTTTTG ATGTTCTCATGCAATATTCAAGAGGAAAATCTGCGTTAGTGTTTTGTTCAACCAGAAAAGGAGCGCAAGAAGCAGCTCAGCGGCTCTCACAAGCAGCAATGACCTATGGGTATTCAAATCCATTTATTAAAAGCAAGGAACAGCTGGAAAGGTTACGAGAAGCTTCACTATCATGCAGTGATAAACAAATGCAATCTAACATTCTTTATGGTG TTGGCTATCACAATGGTGGGCTTTGCTTAAAGGATCGCAACCTCATTGAAAGTCTTTTTCTCAAGGGTGATATTCAAGTTATTTGCACTACAAATACTCTTGCGCACGGAATTAACTTGCCGGCACATACAGTCATAATAAAATCAACACAGCACTT TAACAAGGAGAAGGGGCTTTACATGGAATATGACAGATCCACCATACTACAG ATGTGTGGGAGGGCAGGTCGGCCTCCATTCGACGACACAGGAATTGTCATAATCATGACAAGAAGAGACACT GTCCATTTGTATGAGAATCTCCTGAATGGATGTGAAATTGTGGAATCGCA ATTACTGTCTTGTGTGACGGAGCATTTAACTGCGGAGATAGTCCAAATGACCATCCCAGATATAATAAAGGCAATTGAATGGATGAAGTGTTCGTATTTGTTTGTAAGAATGAAAAAG AATCCGCAAAAATATGCTATAAAAAACGGAATTCCTAATCATAATATGGATAAGCACATGGAAG ACATCTGCATTGAGAAAGTAAATGAATTATCTCGACATCAGATGATTTGGATGGATGAAGATGGCTTCCTCTTGAAGCCACTAG CAGATCCCGGGAGGTTGATGACAAAATACTATTTGAAGTTTGATACCATGAAACACATTATGCATGCTCCTGAAAATTGCAGTCTAGAGGAGGCTCTACGTATCATCTGCCATGCTGAGGAAATTTCTT GGATCCAGCTTAGGCGCAATGAGAAGAAGCTTCTAAATGatgtaaataatgataaagatggGAGGTTGCGTTTTCACATTCTTGGTGAAaaggggaagaagaaaaagCGCATTCAGACAAGAgaggaaaaaatatttattttagcaAATGATTGCTTGACCGGTGACCCTTTGATTCATGATTTATCCCTCAGTCAG GACATGAATTCTATTTGCTCAAATGGATGCAGAATTGCCAAATGCATGAAAGAATATTTTGTATACAGAAAGAACTACAAAGGAACATACAACTCAATGCTTCTTGCAAAATCTTTGTATCAGAAACTCTGGGATGACAGTCCCTTTTTACTCAAACAACTACCTGGCATTGGAATGGTGACTGCCAAG GCGTTGCATTCCATGGGAATCAAATCATTTGAGGCACTTGCTGAAGCTGATCCAAGGAAAATAGAGATAGTCACTGGCAGAAAATACCCATTTGGGAATCATATCAAGGAGTCATTATCATCTTTACCACCGAAAGTGGACCTGAAGCTTGAGGAAGCTGAATGCCCTAAGCAAGGGAAGGCCAAGCTCATAGTAACATTAACTAGAATGCCCCAGTCTTACCGACCAAATAAACGACATTATGCTGAAATG ATTGTTGGCTCAGAAGAAGATAACCAGATCCTCTTTCATGAGAAAATAAG AGTAGATGAATTCTCCAG CCCATACAGCACAGTTGTTCTTCTCTCACATCCTCAACAAGGAAAGTTGACTATCAAAGCTGATCTTATTTTTGATGAATACA TGTTTCTTCGTACAGTTGGCATTGATCTCCACCGAAAACTGCAACTAATGGAACAAAATTTAAACGTGAGAAACAAATGGGGAAGAATGCCACCATCCTCCCATCCACCTGAGGAAGTATATGTCATTGATGACGACGGTGAACCTCTACCACAAGCTGCAACGAATGAGTTGCCCATTTCTGGCGACTTGAACCCATTACTTGACTCCAT GCCGAGTTTCAACCTCTTAGACGAAGACTTGGAGGAAG CCGATCCTGCAACTGGCAACGATGAAGATGAATGCAAAATCATCACTGAAAGAACTGTATTTGACCACATACGTGAGAAAGCCAAAAACTTTCCTATGTTGGCTGCATCAAAAAATAATGCTCATTCACCAGCAGCAGTGACATATAGTCTAACTAAAAATAAGCAGCCGCTAGAACTCCAGGTTGAAGCATTGGAAGAGAAACATAGAATTGAACTTTCCCCTCATGCCAAATTGGATTCATTTTCAGGATTCAGAGACGAAGTACAGAATAATGAATATGTGACTCAACAAAGCCACATCACCTCTGGACCACGTTTCATTGATGATGATAAAG GGGAATCTGGTGTCCAGAGAGAAGGAAGTAAAATAATTGTAACTGAGGAAACCATATTCGATCATATTAAAAGAAAGAGCAACAGTTTTCCAGTGATACACAAAAATTGTGAAAATGAAAGGacaggaggaggaggaggaggaggagatgGATACAGGAAATTGAATGAGGGTTGTTCAGTGGAATCCATGGGAATGGTGTGTTTTGATATATCGATGATGAAGGAAAACAAGAGGGCACGAGCAGGGCCAGAGAGCAGCAGTGATATGAATAGCAGCAAGTGGAAGAAGCAGCAGCAGAGTCCATCTGTAGGAAACAGAAAGAATTGGTGCTCCTTACAAACTGCCACGGAAACCAGTGAAGTCGATCCTTTTGTTGCGTTTAAGAGCGTTTTTTCATTCCTTTGA